From Bacteroidales bacterium:
TGAGTTTAGTGCAAAATCACTGACCATGAGTCAGCCATTGGGAAAATTAAATCCCATCAACGAGGAGCAGATCAGGGAGCTCAGAAAGAAGTTCCTTTCTTAACTAGTAGTTCGTTCATGAAATAACTTGACTTTTTAAATAAAATTACTTATCTTTATGCCAAAAAATTATGGCATACAAGAAAAGACCTAAGCTTACTTGTTCAGAAAAGGACAAAGAGCAACTGATTAAAATATCAAAGAGCAAGACCGAAGAGTTTCGGAAGGTTCAACGTGCAAAAATTTTTCTTTCATACATGAACGGTATACCGGTATCAAATATTTCAAAAGAAGTTGGCCTAAGTCGGGAAGCTATATATTCTAACATTGATAAGGCATTAGCGTTCGGACCTATTGCGGCATTAGAGGATTTATCCGGCCGGGGCTCAAAATCTAAAATCAGCGATGAAGACAAGGCATGGGTTGTCCATTTGGCGTGTTCCTCCCCAAAAGATTATGGTTATGCAAATGAAGTGTGGACGTATAGCTTGCTGGCTAAACATATCAGAGAGAACTGTGAGGAGAAGGGATACCCCAAATTAAAAAAGGCAGGCAAAAGCTTTGTGTACGGCATTCTTGACAAGGCGGAAATAAAGCCACATAAGATGACTTACTACCTTGAGAAGCGAGATGATAAATTTGAGGAAAAAATGGCACAAGTGCTTGCTGTATATAAAGAGGTGCAATTAATCAATGCCGATGAAAATCAGGAAGGAAAAAATGACAGGGATTTGAGGAAACAAACAACAGTTTCATTTGATGAAAAACCAGGTATACAGGCAATTAAAAATATTGCTGCGCAATTATTACCCGTGCCAGGTAAGCACAAAACCATAGCTCGGGATTATGAATATAAAAGATTGGGGACCCTAACTTTGCTTGCCGGAATTGATTTACATGATGGAACTATAATACCTATGGTTGAAAATAGGCACAGAAGTGCAGAATTCGTAAAGTATTTGCAAAAGCTGATAGACCATTATCCGCCTGACTGGAAAATACGAATTATACTGGATAATCATTCTGCCCATCGATCGAAGGAAACAATAAAATTTTTAGAAACAGTGCCCAATAAATTCGAGTTCATTTTCACACCAACCCACGGTTCATGGCTAAATATGATTGAAATGTTTTTCAGTAAAATAGCAAGAAGTTTTCTCAAGCATATCCGAGTAGATAGCATAGATGAGCTTAAGCAAAGAATATATCAGGGAATTGAAGAGATAAATCAGGAACCGGTTATTTTCAAATGGAGGTACAAGATGGAAGATGAGAAAGTAGAAACAATGCAAATGCCAACTTAATTAAAGAACGGACTACTAGCTAATGAAAATCTAAAGGGATTTTGGAATAATAGCCATTTTCATTGAAAAAAATTCTATGCCAAGGCATAAAAAAAATGCGTGTAAATGTGTATTCTTATCGTTTTTTTTATTTTTGAAAGAAAAATTTATTCACATTTAATCCTAAAGCTATGGACAAAACAACTAACGGTTACCATATTAGCTTTTTCAAACCTACCACGCCTCAGGCCAGATATAACAGGAATATGGTCCTTTGGTTGGTGCTAATATGGGTAATTGCAATCTTTGGTTTTCAATTGCTTCTAAAACTGGTAGAAAAACCAACCCCGGAAGCCGCTTACATTAAATTTCAAAGGGCATGGCCCCAGGTAGAAAGGGGCGATGCAAGCGACAAAGAGTTGGCAGAGCTCGGACAGGCAACCCTTTCAGTTCTAGGGAAAATCATGCTTTCCGATGATGATAAAACTGTATTAACCGATGGCTTGAGCTATTCCGTCTATCAGCTCACACCCGATTCCCTGAAAGGAGAGCTGGTAGCAATGATCCGGGAATTTGAACAAAAGCGGGAAAGCATTGATAACATATCGAATCCTGATTATATAGCCGCGAAAATGAAATTATCGGACGAACTAAGTCCGGTTTTAAATCTTTCTTCTCTGGATATCCGGTCAAAGATTTTGCCTTTGGAAATTAAGTCGGTAGGCATAGAGGATTTAAAGGAGGGAACAAAAACAAACCTGCCCAAAGTGATGAAAAAATATCTCATCCACAATCAATCGTTTTTAACGAATTTTAAATTTTTGGGATTTCCTTTCCATTATTTTTATACCGCTGTTTTCCTGCTTATATTGTTTGTAGGCCTCTGCTTGTTATATTGTATATTGACGGACCGGGTAAATGCCAAATTAAATATCGCAGACTAAAATCAATTATTCCATTTTAAAATCCAATAAATATGAAAAAAGCATATTTACTACTATGGTCTTTACTATCATTTCCCCTGGCTTCTCATGCTGCCACGGCAGCTACGCAACTAGAGGGCAGCTTTAAAGTAGGTCCTGCAATCATCTTAATTACCATACTGGTTCTTTTTGTTCTGGTGGGTATATTTTTCAGAGCAAAGGATACCACCGACTTTTATGCGGCCGGCAGAAAAATATCGAAAGTGGGTTCGGGTATGGCTATTGCCTCAAACTGGATGAGCGCTGCCTCTTTTCTGGGTATGGCAGCACTTATGTATGGATCAGGTTATCATGGACTGGCCTACGTTATTGGCTGGACCGGAGGTTATGTATTGTTATTGATACTCATGGCAGGTCAAATAAGGAAATATGGCAAATACACAGCCGCCGATTTCATTGGAGACCGGTATTACTCTCAGACGCTCAGAGCGGTTGGTGCCATTATTGCCATTTTGATTTCGATATCCTATTGTGTTGGGCAGTTTGGTGGAATTGGTCTTATGTTCAAATGGATACTAGGCATCAATTATTCCTGGGCAGTAATTATTGGCGGTTCTATAGTTCTGGCATATACCCTTATCTCAGGTATGCTGGGAGTAACAAAAAACATGCAGATCCAATATGTCATCATCATCATCTCCTTCCTCATTCCTTTATTTATTCTGACCTATAAATTTGATTATTTCTGGGTTCTCCCCCAAATTGGCTATGGTTCGGTAGTATCTGATGCCATTACCGGGATTCCTTTAAGTGAGACCAAGCAATTGATCAATTCCATGGGTCATGAGTTTGCTATGGTTCCATCACCGGAGTATGCCATGCCCTGGGATTCTGCTACGGGGAAAACCTTTTTCCAGTTTATCGCGATTGCTTTTTCTTTAATGATTGGCACAGCAGGCCTTCCTCATGTTATTCAGCGTTTTTATGTTGTTCCCAAAGCCAGAGACGCTCGCTGGTCGGTTGTTTGGGGTTTGTTTTTCATTTGTATCCTTTATTGGAGTGCACCTGTTTATGCAGCCTTTGGAACAATACTTTCAGCAAATCCTGAAGTAGGAACACTTGCTAAAGATGCCATTGTGGTTTATACTGCCCAGCTTGGCAATGTACATCCGTTAATTGTTGGATTTCTGGCTGCCGGAGGTGTATCCGCTGCATTCTCAACTGTTTCCGGCTTACTGGTAGCGGGTTCATCGGCTTTCGCCCATGATTTATATGTTAAAGTCATCAATCCCGAGGCTTCGCTCAAAAGGCAATTATTGTATGCACGGCTTGCAACCATCTTAATGGCCATAATTATATCTGCAATAGCCCTGGCTAAACTCGCCCTTATTGGCCAACTGGTAGCTGTTGCCTTCTCACTGGCAGGTTGTACGATATTCCCCTTATTCCTGTTGGGTATCTGGTGGAGCGACTCGACCAAACAAGGAGCAATTGCAGGCCTTATAGCAGGTTGCATCGTTTCTCTCATATCATTGTCTTATTTTGTCGCAGGTAAAACGGGCGCTGTATGGCCACTTCACGACTTTATTGATTATTGGCTGGGGGCCTGGTATTTCGCATGGATCGGAGCTCCTCTGGCAATTGTTGTAAATATTGTAGTTTCTAAACTTTCAAAACAAACGCCCCTTGAAATACGTAGATTCCTAGTGGAAAAAGTTCATTCTTAATGGAAATATTCAATAACAGACCGACAAGGACACTTATAATAATTATGAGTGCCCTTGTTTTCATAGCGATTTTTATTTCGCATAAATACTATAAAGGGATTAATAATGCTGTTGATCCGCGGGTTAAGGAAGCAAGGTTATTGTATGAAAAATATAACGATTATACGAAAACCAATGAATTTGATTCCATCTTTCATCTGATGGATTCTATTGAAGCGACTTATTCCAAATATCCGCATTACAGGAATTCATATGAAACCGGTGTATTATACAACAACAAAGCTGCTTCATACCTTACCATGGCATTGTATATGGATTCTGTAAGCAATCAATCTGAAATGCAGGATTCAATGTTTTCTATGGCTGAAAAAATGGTAAATAAAAGCATCACTATTTATACAGATTGGTTGGAGCAGTTTGAGAATAAAAGCAATGAGGAGATCAAGAACATTATTGAACCCGAATTTTATCAGGGACTTGAACAATATTCCGTTGAATACCAGGAACTATTTATCAATAACAGAATAAAAGAAATCCAGGAAGCACAACTGGAAACAAAGCGGAGACTGTCAGTGAGCTATACGAATATGGGGATCATAAAAAGACATAAGATGCAATACGAAGAAGCGGCAAAAAATTATAAGACGGCCCTTGATATGTGGGAAAAAAACATTACTGCCGAGAACAATTTAAATCTGTTGTTGGGCAAACCCTTAAAAGAGCGCAGTTTTATCCGGAAATTGTTTCCTCCTGAACGCAATAAAGAATAAATCAAAAATTAGAATATGAAAAAGCACATTTTACTACTTACGACATTGGGTATATTAACAGTTTTAAGCAGCAAAGCCCAGGATGATGACAAGACATTTGGCATTCAGTTTTCGGGTTATGTGAAGAACGATTTTTTTTATGATTCGCGCCAGACTATCAGTGCCAGGGAAGGGCATTTTCTGTTATGGCCGGCAGCCGAATCACTCGACAACCAAAACAATGATATCAATGCAAACCCTGGTTTTAATTTTCTGGCTATTCAGTCGAGGCTAACCGGTACGATCAGTGGGCCAGATGCATTGGGCGCCAAGACTTCAGGTGTGATCGAGGGTGATTTTTTTGGACAGAATAACGACAATATCAATCTATTCAGGTTGCGGCATGCGATGATCAAACTTAAATGGCCAAATACCGAGCTGTTAACCGGTCAATACTGGAACCCGCTCTTTGTAACAGGATGTTTCCCAGGTACGATATCATTTAATACCGGTACCCCTTTGCAATCGTTTGCACGAAATCCCCAGATCAGGGTAACTCAAACGCTGGGAAATTTTCAGGTCATTGCGGCCGCTTTATCACAACGCGATTATACTTCCAGGGGAGCAAATGGTGCAAGTTCTATGTATCTTAGAAATGCAGCAATGCCTGATGCCCATTTCCAGTTGCATTATCACATGCAAAAGGAAGATTCGAATGCCGGCGTGTTAGTTGGCTCAGGAATAGCTTATAAAACCATTGTTCCAAGATTATACAGTGAAGTAACCATAATCCCGGTTAACCAAGTGGTTAACGAGTATAAAGTAGATGAAAAAGTAAAGGGATTAACAGCTATTGCTTTTTCAAAAGTCACCCTGAACCCCGTCACAATTAAGTTACAGGGACGGTATGGGGAGAACATACCAGATGTGCTTTCAATTAGTGGTTTCGCGGTTAAAGATGTGAAGAACACCACCACAGGTGAACTAAGCTATACCCCCTTAACCAATATTACCCTTTGGGGCGAAGTACATACCAATGGTAAAAAATGGCAGGTAGGTGTTTTTGGAGGCATTCTAAAAAACAATGGTACGAAAGAAGCCATGTCAGAATCTGACAATGCGGTTTATGGCTTAGCTACTAATATTGAATCATTAATAAGGGTTTCTCCACGGGTAACATTTGTAGCCAACAAGTTTAAAATTGCCGCAGAAATTGAATATACTTCTGCTGCATACGGCAGCAATTATGACGTGAACTATGAACCTGCAAATACCACCTCCGTTTCGAATACGAGAGTGTTACTGAGTACTATATATTCCTTCTAGTTAAAATGAAAATCGCAATTATATCAGACATACATGAGGATATAGTCAATTTAAAAACTGCTTTAAAGCAAATTGAAAAAATTCATGCGGATCAAATCGTATGCCTCGGTGATATTTCGGGATACAGCATTCCATACTACAATCACCTGGACACAAGAAATGCGCATGAATGTTTGCAATTAGTTCGATC
This genomic window contains:
- a CDS encoding IS630 family transposase, encoding MAYKKRPKLTCSEKDKEQLIKISKSKTEEFRKVQRAKIFLSYMNGIPVSNISKEVGLSREAIYSNIDKALAFGPIAALEDLSGRGSKSKISDEDKAWVVHLACSSPKDYGYANEVWTYSLLAKHIRENCEEKGYPKLKKAGKSFVYGILDKAEIKPHKMTYYLEKRDDKFEEKMAQVLAVYKEVQLINADENQEGKNDRDLRKQTTVSFDEKPGIQAIKNIAAQLLPVPGKHKTIARDYEYKRLGTLTLLAGIDLHDGTIIPMVENRHRSAEFVKYLQKLIDHYPPDWKIRIILDNHSAHRSKETIKFLETVPNKFEFIFTPTHGSWLNMIEMFFSKIARSFLKHIRVDSIDELKQRIYQGIEEINQEPVIFKWRYKMEDEKVETMQMPT
- a CDS encoding DUF4212 domain-containing protein, with amino-acid sequence MDKTTNGYHISFFKPTTPQARYNRNMVLWLVLIWVIAIFGFQLLLKLVEKPTPEAAYIKFQRAWPQVERGDASDKELAELGQATLSVLGKIMLSDDDKTVLTDGLSYSVYQLTPDSLKGELVAMIREFEQKRESIDNISNPDYIAAKMKLSDELSPVLNLSSLDIRSKILPLEIKSVGIEDLKEGTKTNLPKVMKKYLIHNQSFLTNFKFLGFPFHYFYTAVFLLILFVGLCLLYCILTDRVNAKLNIAD
- a CDS encoding VC_2705 family sodium/solute symporter; translation: MKKAYLLLWSLLSFPLASHAATAATQLEGSFKVGPAIILITILVLFVLVGIFFRAKDTTDFYAAGRKISKVGSGMAIASNWMSAASFLGMAALMYGSGYHGLAYVIGWTGGYVLLLILMAGQIRKYGKYTAADFIGDRYYSQTLRAVGAIIAILISISYCVGQFGGIGLMFKWILGINYSWAVIIGGSIVLAYTLISGMLGVTKNMQIQYVIIIISFLIPLFILTYKFDYFWVLPQIGYGSVVSDAITGIPLSETKQLINSMGHEFAMVPSPEYAMPWDSATGKTFFQFIAIAFSLMIGTAGLPHVIQRFYVVPKARDARWSVVWGLFFICILYWSAPVYAAFGTILSANPEVGTLAKDAIVVYTAQLGNVHPLIVGFLAAGGVSAAFSTVSGLLVAGSSAFAHDLYVKVINPEASLKRQLLYARLATILMAIIISAIALAKLALIGQLVAVAFSLAGCTIFPLFLLGIWWSDSTKQGAIAGLIAGCIVSLISLSYFVAGKTGAVWPLHDFIDYWLGAWYFAWIGAPLAIVVNIVVSKLSKQTPLEIRRFLVEKVHS